The Sulfitobacter sp. SK012 nucleotide sequence GAAGAATTAACCATGCGCGACTTCACCGAATCCGAGGCCCTGATTGAAGCGGCTGCGGAATAAAACCACCTATCTGCGGGCGTCCTGAAAGGGGCGCCCGTTGTGTATCTGGAGGAATGTCACGTGTCAGCACAATCGCGATCCAACCTATATCTCGGACTGATTTGCGTTGGCGTCGCTTTGGTGCTGATTTTCATCTGGATACCACTAGACACTAAGACAGGCATCGTTGAGCGGTCGCGGGGCAAATTCATTATCGGCGACGCTTTGGCTCCAACCGTCGCTGCAGGATTCGTTCTTTTGGGCGGCCTTGTGTTGTGTGTATTTGAGCGAAGTGCGGACGCCCAACCCGATCTGCGCAAAGACCAAATCACATTTGTCGCCATGCTGTCGGCTGTCGTAATTGTCAGCATCGGTATCATGCGGTTTGCCGGACCTGCCGCCGCCGAGTTCACCAATATGTTTCGGAATGAACCGATTGAGTATCGCCTTCTGCGCGCCACTCCAGGCTGGAAACACATCGGGTTCATATTGGGTGGCGTGACCATGGTCAGCGGGATCGTTGCCATCGTTGAACATAGGCTTTCAAGCCGTGCTGTCTTAACAGGCATCGTCGCTGTGTTGGTCTTGATCGCAGTCTTCGACTTACCGTTTGAAGACTTGTTGTTGCCACCTAATGGTGATGTGTGATGGACGCCCTAGACTATATCTGGCTAGGCATTCAGGCTGTTTTTATGGGTCCAGAAGCATTTAGCGTCTTGGGTCTCTCGGTATCAATCACCGTCATGATGGTGCTGGCAGGGTTCTTATTTGGCATCGTGGTGGGTGCCACGCCAGGATTGGCGGGGCCGTTCGCCATGGCAATTTCCTTGCCTATCCTAATCTCGGTGTTCGGTTACTCACCTGACGCATTGTTACCTGTCATGGGTTTCTTAATTGGTATCATGAAAGGGGCTACTATTGGTGGCGCCGTTCCGGCGATCCTATTCAACACTCCCGGTACGCCAGACGCCTTCATGACCACTTTGGACGGCTTCCCGATGGCCCAAAAGGGACAAGCGAAGAAGGCGCTGAGGGTAGCTCATTTTTCCTCAGCATCGGGAGATACGTTCTCCGACCTCGTCCTTTTTGTCTGCGCACCCTTCCTTGCGATCATCGTCGAAAGCTACCTCGATCTGCCCGAAAAGACCGGACTTTTGATCCTGTCTCTGAGCTTTATTGCAGCCGTCATCGGCGGATCGGTGGGAAAAGGTCTCATCTCCATTGGTCTTGGTTTGTTAGCAGTTTATGTCGGAACGGGTGAGGATTTCTACCCGCGTCTATCCTTAGGGGCAGACGGCCTGTCGCGCGGATTTCCTATCACGACTTCTGTCCTCGGCGTGTTGATTATCGGGGCGGTCTTCAAAGAGCTGGATGAGGTATGGCGCCAAAACCGGCGATCCAAAGCAACCCCTGTTATTACCCAAAAAGGTGATCAAAAACTCCATTGGGTCGATATCAAACGCCTTTCCCCGTTCATCGCGCGTTCGGCCTTGATCGGAACAGTCATCGGCGCGCTACCGGGCGTTGGGTCCACGCTCGCAGCAACGCTTGGCTATTCGTCCGGGCGTATGCAGCATCAGAAATCGAAACCGGTCGGTGCGCCCGACTTTGGAGAAGGCGCGCCCGAAGGGATAGCCGCAACAGAGGCCGCCAACAGTGCGGTTTCTGGAGCAAACCTGATCCCAGTCCTCTCGCTTGGTATTCCGGGCAACGCGGCAGCGGTGTTCTTGATCCTCGCCGCGGAGTCCATCGGCGGGTTCAACCCGGGCCCAGCCGTGTTCCGGTTCTCACCCGATATCCTGAACCCTGAACTGGTTGTCGCCTTCGGTCTGTTCACTTGCATGACCATCGCCAACTTTTTCAACTGGACAATTGGCGGCGTTTTCATGCGGTCCATGGGGTTCATGATCAATATCCCCAAATCGCTTTTGCTGCCTGCAGTACTTTTGCTTACCCTTACTGCTATCTACGTCCAAGAAACGCGGCTCGAAGCTATCTGGTTTGCCCTTGGCTTTGGCGTGCTAGGCTACATCATGCGGGTTCTGACGATATCCCCGTTACCTTTCATCATCGCCTTTATTCTAGGGCGAAATCTCGAGGAAACCGCCCGTCAGGCCTATTCCGCGACAGGCAACGATCCGTTTTTCCTCTTTAACAACCCAATCGCTTTGATCTTTATTCTCATGTCCGTCGCCGTGATTATCTTCTCGGGACGAAAACCTAAGAAAGACGCGCAATGAGCAGACCCAACATCATCCTGATTTCAGCTGACCAACACCGTGCCGATTTCATGGGCTTTAAGGGGCGCAAGATTAAGACGCCGCATTTGGATCAACTGGCCACTGAGGGGACCGTATTTGATGCCTGCATCACGCCGTCAGTCGTTTGCCAGCCTGCCCGTGCATCGATCCTGACAGGCCAGCTGTGCCGCACACACGGGGTCCATGACAACGGGATCGATCTGCCGCCCGAGATTGGTGAAAAGGGCTTTGCCGGTTCAATGGCTGCGGCAGGGTATCAGACCAGCTATTTCGGCAAGGCGCATTTTTCGACCTACCATACCTACGAGCCGACCGGCACGCCTGAGTGCCTGCGGTCTTCGGCCAGCTACCCCGACACTTGGTACGGACCCTATATGGGTTTCGAACATGTTGAGTTGATGCTGGTCGGTCACAACTGGTGGGCGCCCGAAAAGCCACCTGCGGGCCAGCACTATGAACGTTTCTACCATATGGACGGCAAAGGTGATGAACGCACCAAGCTGATGTGGGAAAACGCGGGTGATACCAAGGGGGCGGCACAAGTCTGGCATTCCAAACTGCCCGTGGCCTATCACAACACACCATGGACAGCGGATCGCGCGATTGAATGGCTGCGACATGGGCGGGATGACGAAAAACCGTTCTGCACTTGGATTAGCTTCCCCGATCCACACCACCCGTTTGATTGCCCCGAACCATGGTCGCGGCTGCATGATCCGGCAGACGTCGATCTGCCCGAAAACCGCTCACGATCCTATGAAGGCAAGCCCTGGTGGCACGAGGCCGCGATGGAGGGTGAGCCAGCCGATCCGAAGTTCGCCGACATCCGCAAAGCCTACAGCCGCATCCCGCCACAAACAGATGAACAGTTGCGCGAGATTATCGCCAACACCTATGGCCAGATCGCGTTTATTGACCATCAGGTCGGGCGGATCATGAACACGCTTATGGAAGAAGGCCTCGATGAGAACACCATCGTCATCTACATCTCGGACCACGGCGACTGGATGGGCGACCACGGGTTGATCCTGAAAGGGCCAATGCACTACGAAGGGCTGTTGAAGGTACCGATGATCGTCAAAGGCCCCGGTGTGCCCGCGGGTAAAGTTGTCGATGAACCCGTCTCGACCCTCGATCTTGGGCCGACCTTCTTTGATTACGGTGGGGCTGATGCGCATCTCTCTCAGCACGGCGAAAGCCTGCGCCCCCTCATCGAAGGCGACGCAACCCGCGATTTCGCGCGCAACGAATGGGGGCTTTTGCCGGGCCGCGTTGGCGTGGCGTTGGAGTTGCGGACAGTGCGCACGCGGACACATAAACTGACCATGGATTTGATCTCAGGCGCCGGTGAAATGTACGACCTTGAAAAGGATCCAGACGAAATGGTGAACTTGTTTGACGCGCCCGGAGCCGCCCATGTTCAGGCTGTGTTGAAAGGCTACATCGACAGCCGTCCAAGCGACGTTCTGCCAGATCAGGTTCCGGTCGGTACTGCGTGACCGTAGGCTGCTGCACGTCATGTGGCACGTTGTAGCCGCTGTAGATTTGTACGGACTCTAGGGACAGTTTTTCAGTTAATAGCGACTACCTTGCCCGGGTTCATAAGGTTCTTGGGATCGACTGCGCGTTTCAGGGTTGCCATTAGCGCATAAGCCGCGCCGTGTTCCTCAGCCATGTACCCCATCTTGCCGGTCCCTATGCCATGCTCTCCAGTCACCGTCCCGCCGAAGGAAAGTGCCACATGATTAACCTGTGCGGCCAGCGCTTTTGCCTCAATGAGCTCTTCG carries:
- a CDS encoding sulfatase-like hydrolase/transferase, which produces MSRPNIILISADQHRADFMGFKGRKIKTPHLDQLATEGTVFDACITPSVVCQPARASILTGQLCRTHGVHDNGIDLPPEIGEKGFAGSMAAAGYQTSYFGKAHFSTYHTYEPTGTPECLRSSASYPDTWYGPYMGFEHVELMLVGHNWWAPEKPPAGQHYERFYHMDGKGDERTKLMWENAGDTKGAAQVWHSKLPVAYHNTPWTADRAIEWLRHGRDDEKPFCTWISFPDPHHPFDCPEPWSRLHDPADVDLPENRSRSYEGKPWWHEAAMEGEPADPKFADIRKAYSRIPPQTDEQLREIIANTYGQIAFIDHQVGRIMNTLMEEGLDENTIVIYISDHGDWMGDHGLILKGPMHYEGLLKVPMIVKGPGVPAGKVVDEPVSTLDLGPTFFDYGGADAHLSQHGESLRPLIEGDATRDFARNEWGLLPGRVGVALELRTVRTRTHKLTMDLISGAGEMYDLEKDPDEMVNLFDAPGAAHVQAVLKGYIDSRPSDVLPDQVPVGTA
- a CDS encoding tripartite tricarboxylate transporter permease, coding for MDALDYIWLGIQAVFMGPEAFSVLGLSVSITVMMVLAGFLFGIVVGATPGLAGPFAMAISLPILISVFGYSPDALLPVMGFLIGIMKGATIGGAVPAILFNTPGTPDAFMTTLDGFPMAQKGQAKKALRVAHFSSASGDTFSDLVLFVCAPFLAIIVESYLDLPEKTGLLILSLSFIAAVIGGSVGKGLISIGLGLLAVYVGTGEDFYPRLSLGADGLSRGFPITTSVLGVLIIGAVFKELDEVWRQNRRSKATPVITQKGDQKLHWVDIKRLSPFIARSALIGTVIGALPGVGSTLAATLGYSSGRMQHQKSKPVGAPDFGEGAPEGIAATEAANSAVSGANLIPVLSLGIPGNAAAVFLILAAESIGGFNPGPAVFRFSPDILNPELVVAFGLFTCMTIANFFNWTIGGVFMRSMGFMINIPKSLLLPAVLLLTLTAIYVQETRLEAIWFALGFGVLGYIMRVLTISPLPFIIAFILGRNLEETARQAYSATGNDPFFLFNNPIALIFILMSVAVIIFSGRKPKKDAQ